The Aedes aegypti strain LVP_AGWG chromosome 3, AaegL5.0 Primary Assembly, whole genome shotgun sequence genome contains a region encoding:
- the LOC23687639 gene encoding uncharacterized protein LOC23687639 has translation MFRVVVEVVKFTAFVVAGCKLLLLKLHRKSITSIRSYINDARMITIDDSYDLLELSKFKHRSMTMIRGIYGLIVIDTVLLFIPNDTTEMAFDRRSDTLPFMSLERNIYRLLFLTLLPVGFLPKFFSSMATIGSLLLGMEANFKILANRFRSILSQPFVINGTDWEKMNSELRDTLKQHLEFWCHFKALKKLVGETFFLVHYFSIMSIGALCYICQAIGVNFLSFVVMATLAMFLMEYYMFCHFVDSFQDVANCIGEHIFQIAILMPHNRKNHSHYIGFRTALMIIWMNTRREVSMDCMGLFNISTAAFLHVLNIAYTVLTFLIQMS, from the exons ATGTTTAGAGTTGTTGTCGAAGTTGTGAAATTCACGGCCTTTGTTGTTGCTGGCTGCAAATTGCTGTTGTTAAAACTCCATCGGAAATCGATTACCAGTATCAGGAGTTACATTAATGATGCGCGTATGATCACCATTGATGACAGCTATGATTTGCTTGAACTGAGCAAGTTCAAGCATCGATCTATGACAATGATACGTGGCATTTATGGCTTAATCGTGATCGATACGGTTCTACTTTTTATACCAAACGACACCACAGAAATGGCTTTTGATAGGCGATCTGATACACTGCCTTTCATGTCACTTGAGCGTAATATTTACCGGTTACTCTTCTTAACACTTCTGCCAGTGGGATTCTTGCCGAAATTTTTCAGCAGCATGGCGACCATTGGATCTCTTTTGTTAGGAATGGAAGCCAACTTTAAAATTTTAGCCAACCGCTTTCGTTCGATTTTGAGTCAACCGTTTGTTATCAATGGAACTGACTGGGAAAAAATGAATAGTGAATTGAGGGATACTCTGAAACAGCATCTGGAATTTTGGTG CCACTTTAAAGCCTTGAAGAAATTGGTCGGAGAAACATTCTTTCttgttcattatttttcaatcatgagCATCGGGGCTCTGTGCTATATTTGTCAAGCCATTGGAGTGAACTTTTTGTCATTTGTCGTTATGGCAACACTGGCAATGTTTCTTATGGAATACTACATGTTTTGCCATTTTGTTGATTCTTTTCAAGATGTT GCTAACTGTATTGGCGAGCATATTTTCCAGATTGCTATTCTTATGCCCCACAACCGGAAGAACCACTCACATTACATTGGTTTCCGAACAGCGTTGATGATAATCTGGATGAACACGCGTCGCGAAGTTTCCATGGACTGCATGGGGTTATTCAACATTTCAACTGCAGCTTTTCTCCACGTGCTTAACATTGCTTACACAGTGTTGACATTTCTAATCCAAATGAGTTAA